Within the Glycine soja cultivar W05 chromosome 3, ASM419377v2, whole genome shotgun sequence genome, the region CCACCCCCCACGAGCATGCTGTCCATTTTCTCATCCTATATTTTACTCTGGTCTCTCATTGCTCttccaataataataacaatcgCACTTCCCATGTTTTTTTTCCAATGAAAGGAACGGCAGCAAAGTTTAGAGAGACAGTTCTCTCCACTCATTAACATAATTACTCATCACACAGCATCTGCAAGAATGAAGGGAGGGAGAGGCATCGATGAACACTATCAATTCAGCTTTtacattttttcatttcttcttgccaaattcaaataaaaatgttacaCAACTTGAGGGGAATTTCATGCCTGATTCGTATTTTCATTGATAAATGATCAGCTTACGGCTGCGAATGCAAGCTCAAAATACCTTTACCAACAACTTTCCACACTATAGGGCTCAAAGTTTGCAAGCCCATGAATACGTGAATTTCCATCTGCATAATGTACAAGGGTGAGAGTCCCACGGAGACCGCACACAATCCAGCAACAAATCAACTAAATTTTTGCTCATATGCCATTTTCTTATTCACAATATttacattgattttttataacCTAGCTATGATTCCAGACAGCACAGATGACGAGGTGACTTCATAGATGCTGTGACTTATTCTTCGATCGTCGCAATCAACCTAAAGTacgtgtaaaattaattaattggcaATAGACTAATAGATGATAATATGATGATACCAACAAATCAATCacaagatttagaaaaatagacgCGGCCTTATATTTTTACCTTCTTCGGAAAAGGCAAATATGCCACCAAGCATTTCATCATTCTCCTCATCTTCCTCCAGTTGCTCTCTTTCATGGTGGCTACTGCTGCTGTCAACATCATCAGTTACAACTTCAGTTAACACGTCACTTTCATCAGGCTCCTGTGTTTTGCAGTGGCCATCCTTGAAAGATATCCCAACATCTTCATTTTGCTTTGTTAAGGCTACTTCCACAAATTCAGTCTCGTGTGAATCATGTTCTGGGACCAATGCCGAGTTCTCACTGATCCCAACACCTATAGAATCTCTTCCTTCAGAAGTTATATTTCTCCCTTGTAATATAGGATTGGCAATATGGTCAGCGTTAAAATCAACCTGTTTCAAGTTTCCAGACAGACATGATGGACTCATCACAATCTGGTTTTGTAGAGCAGGCTCAACGTTGATTGTCCCCGTTCTTTCCAGGCATATCTCACCAAGTATTTGATAACTAGAAGCAACTTGATCCAAGTCAAGCAGATTTTCAATTCTTCTTGATGAACCTAGAGTAAATTAGTAAATATCATATCAATGGGAGGTTGCCACAATACCACATgaaattcaaaaaagaaaactaaaaatagacTTAACAGAGAATGTAGGTGGTtgcaaaatataagaaattactTAAATGGTGTGGAATGTGTAGTACTCAACTGTTCATCAAGCATTCCattgaatgaagaaaaaatagtaataatgtaatattatGAAAATGTATATCTATATTCTTGCACAACTCCAATGGGTCATTAATGATATCATCCTTTGCTTCACAAAAGTTACAAAACTAATTGGCTGGAATATATTTTTTCAGTAAACTAGCTTCTTACCTCCTTCGGAGCTTTCAGTGGAACTCAGTGATGCTGGCTTTGAATGACAAATAACTGTTACATCAACAGTTTCCTTGTCATCAGCTTGATTGTGAACAGGAGATATAGGGCTTAAATATCTTTCCCCAGAAAGGCCTCTGAATCAAACGCCAATATTAAGTAATTAGCATGACCACAAAATAAGATCATTGATGAGCACATACAAACGAAAAACAGTTCCTTTAGGATAATGTATGCATTGTGCTATACATTACACAATTGGTCAGATCCACGTAAATCCCTCCAATTCGTCAACTAAATGCAAGCAGCAGATACTTAAAATATGGATGACAAATTGAGTATTGCAGCAAAATGCATACATTCACAACATATTATAATATTGgcattcatttctttttctttgtccttTTCTTCTAACGGGCGTGCATGtacaaatcaaattatatttgacTTTGAAACCCAGACTCAACACAgacaaaaccaaaaagaaaagatcTGTGATTATCAAATTCCTGATCACAATATTGGCATtcgttttgttttctttgtccTCCATTAATTCCTGATCCACGATTTTGAtccctctatttttttttcccacAATTTTAGTTcccaaattttagaaaatttgaaatttcggTTCAATCATCTATTTtgcatatgtttatttattttttattttttacactttaatttattaattattttttaatagttaaatgTTAATTTCCACCTCATCACAGTATTGACACATCATTAGTCAACCATTAAATTAAACTGTCAACATATGCAAAATTAAGCATTAGACCAAAATTatggatttttaaaaatttaggaactaaacctatggaaaaaaaatagggaGACCAAAATTAGTGAATCAAGAATTAAAGGGAGACCAAAGCATTGACACCAGACATTGCAAAATCTGCaaggaatgaaaaagaaaatagtcaCTACCTCTCATTCCCGCTTGATCTGATGCTATGAAAATGGTCAAAAACAGGAAGCAGCTCCTTCCGCTTTATTTCAACTTCATTAACAGGGaccttttcaatttcaaactcCCCAGTAGCACTGAAACTAGCTCCCGCACAACTCATTGAATAGCAACAAATCTGAAGAAGCAAAATTGTTAACTACAAATTCATAGCCCTGTATATGAAAATCAGAACTTGGCACAATAAATAATACCTTAGACTTTTGCCATATGGGTAACCTTCCAAAATTCCTTTGCACCTCCGCATTAGACAGATACCAATGAAACCTGTCGTGCATATTCTCATTAGAAGATCTTACCATCTTTTCCCCTGCCCTATCTCTTGTGCCCAAAAAATTCAATCCATGGACATCACtataacttattttctcttgaaCTCTCTCAATACCTCCTTGTCTATCAAAGGTATTGCAGCAAGTATCCCCTCTTTCTGGCCATTCTGACCTTCTACATACATCCCACCATTGAATAGGTTCGACTTTGACTCTGAACTCATCCTCTTGCATATGCAAGAGTGAAGTTGACTGGTTTCTCAAACCATTATCAGTTGTTCCTAAACCAACAGATGCCAGAAGTTCATGTTGAACTACATGACCTGAAGGTGTATAAACCAATATATGTTCTAAGGGTTTTGCCTTTGAGTTAACAAGCTGTTGCGAGTGAGATAAGGAATTATGAAAGATGGCAGCAATGGCACCAGATGGCACAAAAACTTTTCCTGTCACATTTGCAGAAGAATTGTGAACAGTATTAAGCCATCCAAAACTACTATATTTTATCCGGCTAGCCACAGAAAGGACAACAGGTGCTGGGGGAGGCAGAGATTGCTGATAAGAAATGGAAGCTGGAGTATACCACCAAGGCAGAGAAAAAACAGGGAGTAGGAACGGTTCTTCACCCTGAGAACTAATAATTCGAAAACCAGTATCACCCCCAAAGGGTGACAAAACAAAAAGATGACAAGTACCCTTGGATGAGACAATTGCAATCCACTGACTAAAATTACTGAAACAAATGTCCTGAATCATCTGGcagataagaagaaaaaaatatcaaaaggaTATGAAGGCAAGCTATAAAAGGAATATCATACTTGAAAAACAAGTAACATAAATCAATCAGGACTAAGATGTACTGACAGCTGGTGTTATTCCACGATGAAGTTTATAAAGATGCACATGAGAAGAGTTCCAATTGGAGCTTGGAATGCCTGAACTCTTGCATGTGAATGACGGCATTATCCGaaatatattaatgttattCCCATAGACTGATGCAGTGACAAGAAGGGTCCCACTAGGGTCAAAACATAGTGCAGATATAGGACTAGTGTGAGCTTTGAATTGTGATATGATACTTCTGGAAACAAAATCCTTAATGACTACCTGCAATCAACCATATGACACAAGAACATATTGGAGATTAACATCTCATAAAAAACCCACAAATATCAATCAGTTCAGGCATGATGAAACAATACCAACCATTCCTGCATTATCTGCATCAATTCCTGTAACCCTATTGACTTTCACACCTGAATTTGATTGTATGGGAGAAGAGGAACCATCAGGAAGCAGCTCTTGACAGTATTTGATTATTCCGGCAGCTAAATGTCTGCTGGACTCCACTGCATAACGAGCCACTAAACTACCACTGCTTGGAGAAGTTGATGGACTAATTCCTGGAGAATCACTGAAGTTTTGTGGGCTTAAGCAACCTAAATTAGAGGGCAGGGGGTTGTTAGAAGCATATGCCAACCACCTTGGACCCACAGCCATTGGACCATAACCAACATTAACACCAGTTGTTCCTTGTCCAGCGAATTGAGAAACAGGATAAGTGAGAACACTGAACTTATTCTCAAGAGTCACAGCATCAAAGCAGTATATCTGCAAAAGTAATAGAAAATGCATCAGTCATCGTATACATTACACGAAAAAGCTAAGTCAAATAGATTGTATTATCTTTATCTGACAGCTCTAatatagatattaaaaaaattctacaaGACACTGGAGAAACTGCATACTTGTGTGGCAAGACCAACCGCTACTATCCTTGAGCTGCATCTGATCATACATACAGTTGAACGGAACCTCAGAACATGAACATAACAGTGAGACTTCAAGGAGTAAAACCGAACAACTGTTGAAGAGTTGACATTGTTCCCCGGTTGAGTCTCAAAGTTACCATCCCTTCCTAAACCACTCAAACTGGTACTGTTCTGGTTTGCATTGCTAGTGTCATCCCCGGAAACCACCAACAGTAAAGGGTGCGACTTCCTGAATCCCTCCTGGCCATCACAACCTACTGGGAAAGGCTGCATCTGTAAAAAAGAAACTGGACCATCGCGCTTTGAGACCAGTTCACGGAAGCCAGAGGCATCCTCAACATCAAGAACTTGAAATCCATTCAGATAACCAAGTAGAAGAACACGTTTTAAGTTAGCTGGATCAAGCTCCAGTGTATCAAAACCAGCCCAGGTTACCTATCCACCAAGTCGTAAaaggtaaaattataattactagGATGTGATATTGGATACATTAGCTCATGTAATATAAAGGTCAAAGAAGAAAGTCTaatcatcataaaaataattttaactggACAATGGAAAATTAGCCAAATTGCAAAGCAGTTAGTGTGCAAAATGTTGGGAGATCTATAGACAAGTCAAAGCTAGTAAGTAATAAAGCAAGATCTGCAACAAAACCAATTTATACAGAGACTTTAAAACTCGTATAAATTCCAATGTGTAAAGTTTGGTAAATTATACAGATTCCATATCTAGTAGCTTCAAATCATTGGgagtaattattaaattaacatcCCTTACGATAGCTTTCAAGTCCCAGAATCCCGAAAAACGATTGAGTAACAAATATAGTCCACGGGAATcagttatataataataataaaaaaaaactgaaggtGCAAAATTCAAGGTTGATTTTTTTCCATACAGTTTCCTCGCAGACGGCTATTCTACATCAACTAACAAATTAGTAAAGCCAACTCAGTGTGCACTTTTATTAGACAAACACAAAACCTCAGTGCAAATTATAATATCTTCAGTCTAAATTAAGGCATTTATATTTATAGAGCTAATACAAGAGGAGGTGCAATAACACATTTGCCTAACGTCAAAAGTACGAAGCAAATATATATTTGGCTCTAGGTCGTTGCAATTACCAACAAGAAAACTAGAATCCTCAGAGAGTTAATATTCAATAAGCACCAacaaatatgtttatatatatatatacatagatATTAATAATTGGTACCAAACACACGCAAACGAGGAAAAGTTCATCGAGTCTAGGGCGGAACGGGAGCAGTACCTGATCTTTGTGATCCTCAGAAGAAGACGAAATAGAAGCGGCGACGGAGGCACCGGCGGAGCGCACGGTGGAAGCAACGGTGGTGGCATTGGTGGACACAGTTTTGAGGCACAGAGAGATAATCCTCAACGAATTGGGCAATAAGCCGTTGTTCTTCCCCTTTCCTTTTTTCATGGTAAATAATCTTCTTCTCGCTCGACACCGCCACGCTCAGCTGCGTCCACTTTCTCCTCCTCCGGCGGAAACAAACATTTCCGATCAGAAAAGGAACGAAATATCATCCGATTGCGAACGCGATCGAAGACTCCTCTCACTCGGTTTGAGTTGAAACTTTCTTATCAGCTCCTGATTCTGATGTCGAAGTTTCTCTCTAGCGATTTTCTCCGTTTATATCGAACTTAAACTACCCACGTCGCTTATCGCTTTCTCTCTCTATCGTCCATGGCTGACTCCGCAGTTTTTTGCCTTttatctcttcttcttccagTTCTTTCTTCCTCTGGGTATTTTTTTCAACGAAAGATAGGGTGATGAAAATAATGGATTGGGCTTGCATTGCACAACACTCTAATCTAAGCacgcaaattaaaaaataaaattaaaaacaaaaaacaaagattGTGCTGCACACGACTTtctctgttttgtttttttaagcaaaaatcTTTAGTTTGGTTGAAATAAACTTAATATTGTTTACTAGTTTAAGTTTACTTGTAAGGTTTAAATAATGTGACTACATGAATaaagcttttattttttctgtcaactgaatttgtttatttatgtaaaaaaacaacaaaaaactaCCAGAAATGAGTTTCGAATAAATTTTCGTACTTTACTTCCAACTTGGTTAAATTTAAGATCGtgtttcacttttttattattattaaagtacATGGTAATATTAAATAACTAACAAATGAACAGTAGCGACATTATGATTATGGTTCATGTGATAAATAACTTGAACTTTTCAGATATTATCTATCTTGTTTCtaatatttaccaaaaaaaagtcttatttaaaatcaatagtattatattttcaattaaaaacataattattttttttataatattcataGAAAAGGAAATCACTTTTTGTAACAGCGAAAAAGTAATTACttatatacttttaattatatttattttatggcgTGAAAATAATGACTTAAAttaattcagtaaaaaaataatgacttAAATTattacatactttttgttccaaattattttatgtactACCACAATAAGTATCATGTGCCTCCTCAACAAATATGCAAATGAGCAACTCCTAAGAATTAGGGGTgttcttgcaaaaaaaaaacaaaaatgttcataAACTATTCAATTGGGAACtgaaaaaatcaattcacaGTATTAAAAACTGAATAAATAAAAGACTGAAcggatttaaaatttttaaagccaattttttttattagattagattggatttcatatttaaatttagaaattgattcaatttaaatttaattttttttactaatttgaatatttacatatgaattattatatatatatatatatatatatatatattcaatttataatatcacttatgtttttattttttatatatttataaaattatcacataatttataactatttatacaaaatatatttaattaaaaataatttattactaaATTTTTGAGTTAAGATATTTGACTTAAGATGCATTGagtataattatcaaattgtgtaatttttttatatgattaatatttaataatttatactattattagttatataataatatataaaaaatatttaatattttaaattatttttattttatttatcatatatcttactttttatttaattatttttaaaaagtaacattaaaattaaaaattgatacaatccaaattattttaaattgaataaaatcgattggataattaattaaaaaatcaaagtgatagaatcaaattattttgttcTGCAATCCAATCCAAATCATAAACACtcttactaaaaataattaattatacaagAACAACTAATTATAATTCTCAGATTAAATTTAATAGTCAGATTACAATCCCAACTAAAAAATGCATGACTTCTAATTCATGTTTTATTTCTCACATTGCAACTCTGATTCTCTCCCACTTCGCTTCTCTTCCTCAATCGTTTTACAACTAAGGAATTGTATTTTTGTGATGTCCATCTTTATcccataataactttttaaatcAAAGTGGAACAATTGTATTTGGttgcatcatttttttttttggcaaatcaAACGAAGCTTTagtgtaattttataaaattttcatttttaatcaccacctttgtaaaattttattttttattctttaatgaacaaaaaatatgataagaggAGTAGAGTAAATggctaaatattattttacaaaattaggaattaaaataatagttttataaaatcagAAATCTTAATTGACTCATATTTTCAAATAGTAAGTTGAGAGTTCGcggattaacaaaaaaaaaaaggtgagagttcacttttctttttttttctttttcttcgtaatcaaacttttgcataaaaaaaatcttcgtAATAAAACTGAtatctcttaaaataaaattgtacataacttttttcacgaaatattttttttacaaaaaaaatctcaCATGTTTTGAAGAAGATTAATAGTTTGCCCTAATAAAAAATGTGGATGAGAATTGATAGAAAAgaatatatttctttctttctttcaagtaATTAATAATCTAAGTATTTGACTTCTTTACAAGAATCTATTATGAGCATTGTTTGAGAGACAATTTGTGTTTCATAAACTACAATATATTCGATTTGTTATGGGCAATTTCTACATTTAGAAACTCCAATTCTTTCAATGACGTATGGGGGGAAAAGAACTTTTTTCCTTTTGGGGGAAAATGTAAAATTGAAAAGGATTAGATACATCACCATCATCATTCAATCATCACAATTTAGTGTTGCTGTTACTCGTATGATTTATGTTTCTTTCAATTAATCAGCGTCAAGAAGCTCTTCTTGAAAGACTTTTCGGAACAATGGATGTTGAGATTTCTTCGTGAACTTAAAGCAGCTAAGGTTACCATTCAAAAGTTGTACAACCTGCACCAATAGGTCAATTGCCAAATCATGAACTGTTACAATTAAACAGAGACCCCTTATTTTATTTGCATACATAGAGGCCAAATTAAAAAGTGATTTACTAACATTTTTGGAAAAAAGAaactcatcaaaatttctaaattTGCACCACGGTAAAAATAGAAACTGGTATGGAAGATATAAGCATTATACAACATTCAATATATGCCACAGattcatgaaggaaaacaagGTAAAACAATTAATCAGGTCATAAATAGAATAAGAAAAGGCAAATTTCAAAGTGAAAACTACGTTTAGTTGAAATTTTAGAAGAACAAGAGAACTTGCCTGTTTCATAGAGGGGCGACGAATAGAGGATTGTTGAATGCATAAAGAAGCTGCCAAGAGCATAATTTTAATCTGCCGACAGTCAAAATCATCGGCTAATGAAGGATCAATCAGCTCCCTAATACAATTCTTTTTCAGCAAAGGTTTTgcctgaaaaaaaaagtattagataaataagaaattacCCTATTATTATCTTTCATAATTAGACGTTCaaacatgtatttttaatttttatttatttatttattttgttgaattgcACAACATACCCAcaaaacaaggctttgttgtgAATGATCAAGTGCTCGTCTCCCTGTGACTAATTCTAATAGCACTACACCAAACGCAAATACATCTGTTTTTTCATCCACTATCCCATGAAGCAAGTATTCAGGAGTAAGATAACTGCACAGTCATAATTGAAACTTGAGTTAATTCGAAGTTACAAAAATATACATCACGTAATCATTTAAGTTGACAATACAAACCCAAAAGTCCCTTCAATTTTTGAAACAATGTGATGGGTCCAATTTTCTGGTAGCCATTTTGCTAGCCCGAAATCACAAATCTGCCAAAATAAAATCTCAACGTTTCAAATTctaatttattcttaaaaaaacattatgtaGAAATAATGTCCACTTACGCGTTAAAAAACAGTGCAATTCATTTGAGGGTATTGGAGTATAAACGGGAAAAGAGACAGGTTTAATGATTTCATGTCCTAACAAATCCAGGGATCCAAAGAAATTGTTTGTCTTTACGAACCATAAAAAATGCCAAAAAGCCTGAATATGTGGTGATCAATCACAGAATCATATTTGTACAAAAGAATCCAAAGGCGTATCCATACCTGCGGCTCAAAGTTCTCAGTAAGCAAGATATTTGCCGCTGTTATATCTCTATGGATAATTCTTCTCTGACAACCTTCATGAAGATACATTATACCCTTAGCTGTTCCTAATGCTATTTTCTGCCTAAAAGACCATGGTAGTTTCTCCTTGGAACCTAACATCagtgaagaaattaagaacaataTAATTAACTGCAATGGTAAAAAAATTGGCTCAATAGAAATGAAAAATGGACCCTACCATTAAGCATTGAAGCTAAGCACCCTTTTTCAGACAACTCAAGCACTAGATACATTCCTCCCTCCACCCCATAGCCAACTAACTTGGCAGTGTTGGAGTGGTTTACATGAGCCATTATACCAAGTTCTGATAAGAAGTCACCTATAGTTTCGTTTTCTGTTCCACGTGTCAGCATTTTAATCGCTACCAGCTGACCATTTGGCAAACACCCTTTGTAAACCTCAGCATAACCACCCTTTCCAATACAATTTTCTGCACCAGCCAatgtaaaatgaatttaatttctatattattccactattaaaaaaaatttacttcaatCAATATGGATATGACTTTTACAATAGTttttataaaagtcaataaatttgtTATCCTCTTAGTTTGTGAttgaataatatgaaaaaaaaaaacttaaaacattttatgattaaatcttTGTGATTGAACAAGAGTATGAAAACCTTTTACACTTTCCATTCATAAACTATTTAGTGATGTAAAATTATCTAACTTATGGTAAGAAATGTAATCCTGACGTATATTGCATACCTTGGATGAAGTAATTGGTTGCAATTTGTATCTCATGGTGAGTGAAGATCTTCCAGGGTGACCTATGCAAGGACGAATCTGCATCTATTACAGTCTC harbors:
- the LOC114406818 gene encoding autophagy-related protein 18g-like, which translates into the protein MKKGKGKNNGLLPNSLRIISLCLKTVSTNATTVASTVRSAGASVAASISSSSEDHKDQVTWAGFDTLELDPANLKRVLLLGYLNGFQVLDVEDASGFRELVSKRDGPVSFLQMQPFPVGCDGQEGFRKSHPLLLVVSGDDTSNANQNSTSLSGLGRDGNFETQPGNNVNSSTVVRFYSLKSHCYVHVLRFRSTVCMIRCSSRIVAVGLATQIYCFDAVTLENKFSVLTYPVSQFAGQGTTGVNVGYGPMAVGPRWLAYASNNPLPSNLGCLSPQNFSDSPGISPSTSPSSGSLVARYAVESSRHLAAGIIKYCQELLPDGSSSPIQSNSGVKVNRVTGIDADNAGMVVIKDFVSRSIISQFKAHTSPISALCFDPSGTLLVTASVYGNNINIFRIMPSFTCKSSGIPSSNWNSSHVHLYKLHRGITPAMIQDICFSNFSQWIAIVSSKGTCHLFVLSPFGGDTGFRIISSQGEEPFLLPVFSLPWWYTPASISYQQSLPPPAPVVLSVASRIKYSSFGWLNTVHNSSANVTGKVFVPSGAIAAIFHNSLSHSQQLVNSKAKPLEHILVYTPSGHVVQHELLASVGLGTTDNGLRNQSTSLLHMQEDEFRVKVEPIQWWDVCRRSEWPERGDTCCNTFDRQGGIERVQEKISYSDVHGLNFLGTRDRAGEKMVRSSNENMHDRFHWYLSNAEVQRNFGRLPIWQKSKICCYSMSCAGASFSATGEFEIEKVPVNEVEIKRKELLPVFDHFHSIRSSGNERGLSGERYLSPISPVHNQADDKETVDVTVICHSKPASLSSTESSEGGSSRRIENLLDLDQVASSYQILGEICLERTGTINVEPALQNQIVMSPSCLSGNLKQVDFNADHIANPILQGRNITSEGRDSIGVGISENSALVPEHDSHETEFVEVALTKQNEDVGISFKDGHCKTQEPDESDVLTEVVTDDVDSSSSHHEREQLEEDEENDEMLGGIFAFSEEG
- the LOC114406819 gene encoding receptor-like cytosolic serine/threonine-protein kinase RBK2 is translated as MKDEVDSPFGVLEDYFNFKSSESETSSSKEPSTIVDSDKLKPGSRWNAFLQLLRVKSKPIATLHPLSVLKLSRRMSSSMRETVIDADSSLHRSPWKIFTHHEIQIATNYFIQENCIGKGGYAEVYKGCLPNGQLVAIKMLTRGTENETIGDFLSELGIMAHVNHSNTAKLVGYGVEGGMYLVLELSEKGCLASMLNGSKEKLPWSFRQKIALGTAKGIMYLHEGCQRRIIHRDITAANILLTENFEPQICDFGLAKWLPENWTHHIVSKIEGTFGYLTPEYLLHGIVDEKTDVFAFGVVLLELVTGRRALDHSQQSLVLWAKPLLKKNCIRELIDPSLADDFDCRQIKIMLLAASLCIQQSSIRRPSMKQVVQLLNGNLSCFKFTKKSQHPLFRKVFQEELLDAD